A region from the Lolium perenne isolate Kyuss_39 chromosome 4, Kyuss_2.0, whole genome shotgun sequence genome encodes:
- the LOC127332551 gene encoding uncharacterized protein codes for MVTPAASFSAALAVEDFPWVDREEEMGMTPDKFREVFDLAQRGARAFRERRYDEAISFYSKAQNLRSGDPVILSNRCSAFCLISQVLRERSAADSEYQPLNGLDPTTHAELALKDAEKVLTIHSNSPKAYLLKAYALILLERYHEARESLLAGLQVDPLSHILQICLSDLDRNTNAAAGARRPRLDRTDDFECTLCFKLLFEPVTTPCGHSFCRSCLHQSMDHGNKCPMCRTVLFIGPRTYPISVTLNNVIQRNFPEEYAERRLEHETTTYAGVDLMPLFVMDVVLPCQKMALNIFEPRYRLMVRRVMEGNHRMGMVAIDSATGTVADCGCEVEILECEPLPDGRFYLEVEGSRRFRILRSWDEDGYRVAEIEWFKDVSLPEGSQERKDLIERTNEASELARTYIRRARETTRTVRRTRHFDLESMPGPQDPEKFSFWLVNLINLRPSDKLDLLRLRDTRERISRSLRLLGDAEQGCRVQ; via the exons ATGGTGACGCCGGCCGCCTCCTTCTCCGCCGCGCTCGCCGTCGAGGACTTCCCGTGG GTCGACAGGGAGGAGGAGATGGGGATGACACCGGACAAGTTCCGCGAGGTGTTCGACCTCGCGCAGCGCGGCGCCCGCGCCTTCCGGGAGCGCCGCTACGACGAG GCCATTTCCTTCTATTCTAAAGCTCAAAACTTGAGATCGGGAGATCCTGTTATCCTTAGCAATCGATGTTCTGCTTTCTGTTT GATAAGTCAAGTGTTGAGGGAACGATCCGCAGCTGACTCAGAGTATCAGCCACTGAATGGCCTTGATCCCACAACTCATGCAGAG TTAGCTCTGAAGGATGCAGAGAAGGTATTAACTATCCACAGTAATTCTCCGAAAGCATATCTTCTCAAGGCATATGCCCTTATTCTG CTGGAGCGATACCACGAGGCACGTGAGTCCCTTCTTGCTGGTCTTCAAGTCGATCCCCTCAG CCATATTTTACAGATCTGTCTCAGTGATCTGGATAGAAATACAAATGCTGCCGCTGGAGCAAGACGGCCAAGGTTAGATAGGACTGATGATTTTGAGTGCACATTATGTTTTAAGCTATTGTTTGAACCAGTCACCACTCCATGTGGGCACTCATTTTGCCGCTCTTGTTTGCATCAATCAATGGATCAcg GCAACAAGTGCCCCATGTGTCGGACAGTTCTATTTATTGGTCCAAGAACTTATCCTATAAG TGTAACATTGAACAACGTAATTCAGAGAAACTTCCCTGAAGAATATGCTGAGAGGAGATTAGAGCATGAAACTACAACATATGCAGGCGTGGATTTGATGCCTCTCTTTGTTATGGATGTCGTATTACCCTGCCAAAAGATGGCATTGAACATATTTGAACCTCGCTACAGGCTGATG GTAAGGAGGGTAATGGAAGGGAATCATCGAATGGGAATG GTTGCTATTGATTCTGCGACTGGTACTGTAGCCGACTGTGGATGTGAGGTGGAAATTCTAGA GTGTGAGCCACTTCCAGATGGCCGTTTTTATCTAGAG GTGGAAGGTTCACGGAGGTTTCGTATCTTGCgatcatgggatgaagatgg GTACCGAGTTGCTGAAATTGAATGGTTCAAAGATGTTTCTCTACCTGAAGGATCACAAGAGAGAAAAGAT CTAATCGAAAGGACCAATGAAGCTTCAGAACTGGCCAGGACGTACATTAGGCGTGCTAGAGAAACCACAAGGACTG TTAGGCGGACAAGACATTTTGATCTCGAGAGCATGCCTGGACCACAGGACCCTGAAAAGTTCAGTTTCTGG CTTGTCAACTTGATTAATTTGAGGCCATCAGACAAGTTAGACCTATTACGCCTCCGTGATACTCGAGAA CGAATATCTCGTAGCCTTAGATTATTGGGTGATGCAGAACAAGGTTGTCGTGTACAGTAA